TGGCCGCCATGTTCAACCACCTGAGCCGGCGCCTGAAGGAGACGCTCGCCGAGATCTCCGCGGAAAAGCAGCGCGCCGAGGCCATCCTGACGTACATGGCCGACGGCATCCTCGCCGTCGACCGCCGCGGGGTTGTCACCCTCATCAACCCCGCGGCCACGCGCATTCTCCGCGTGCGCGCGGGCGACGCCCTGGGCCGGCCGCTCGGGGACATCTGGACGGACCCCAAGGTGGCCGAGGCGCTGGCGGAGAGCCTGGCCGGGGAGGCGGCCGCCGTGCAGACGACGTCCGGCGAGCCGGTCCGCGCGCTGCAGGGCCAGCTGGCGCCGCTCAAGTCGGACGACGGGCGCGTGGACGGCGTCGTGATCGTCGTGCGCGACGTCACCGAGCAGGAGCAGATCGAGTCGCTGCGCAAGGAGTTCGTCGCGAACGTCTCCCATGAGCTCAAGACGCCGATCACCACGATCAAGTCGTACGTGGAGACGCTCATCGACGGCGCGCTGGACGACCCGCCCACGGCCCGCGGCTTCCTGAGCGTCGTCGTCGCCGAAGTGGACCGCATGACGCGCATGATCAACGACCTCCTGCAGCTTTCGCGGATGGAGCACGAGCGGCGGTTCTGGGACCGGCGGCCGCTGGACGTGGCGGCGGTGGCGGAGGACGTCTGCAACAAGCTGCGCCGCCGCACGCGGCGCAAGAACCTGCGCCTGGAGTGCGAGGCGACGGGCGACCTTCCGCCGGCGCTCGCGGACCGGGACAAGATCGAGCAGTTGCTGACGAATCTCATTACGAACGCGATCGACTTCACGCCGGAAGGTGGCCGCATCACCGTGCGCACGCGCGCGGAGGGAGGCGACGTCGTCGTCGCGGTGAGCGACACCGGCGTGGGAATCCCGCCGGAAGACCTGCCGCGCGTGTTCGAGCGCTTCTACCGCGTCGACAAGGCGAGGTCCCGCGAGTTCGGCGGCACCGGGCTCGGCCTGTCGATCGCGAAGGAAATCGTGGAGGGCCATGGCGGCACGATCCGCATCGAGAGCGAGCCCAACCGCGGGACCACGGTCTGGTTCACGCTGCCGGTCGTCGGCGAGGGGTACGGCCGGGCGGGGGCGACCGGATGACGGAGCGCGCGAAGTCGCTGCTGCTGTTCGCGCTCGTCGTGCTCAGCCTGTACCAGTCGGCGGTGCTGTGGTCGTCCGGCGCTCCGACGCCCACGCCGAGGCGGACGGAGCCGGTCGTGTTTCCGGGGAGCACGGCCGCCCCGCCCGTCGACCTCGCCGCGCCGGCGCGCATCGTGTGGGTGGACGGCACGGGCGCGAGATCCTGGACGGATCCCCAGGATCCGGCGTTCCAGGAGGCCTGGCGCATTCTCAAGGATGCGATCGCGCGCGTGCAGCCGCAGGCGCTGGACGCCTCGGAGGCGGCGACCGGGGGCCTCGCCGACGTCCCGCGCATCGAGGCCCTGTGGCCCGATCCGTTGCCCTGGAGCGTGGTGTACGCTTCGGCCGCCGGGCACCCGTGGACGCAGGGGGACGGGCCCCTGACGGGGCGTGTGTCCGTGGCGCTGCGGCCGGGGCGGGAGGCGGTCTCGCTCGGCAACCTCGACCGCTACCGCGTCGTGGAGCTCCCGGACGTCCCGGCTTCCTTGCGCGACGCCATGGCGCGGCTGGGTCAGGCCGGCGGCGAGGCCGTCACGCCCCTCGCAGCGCCGGCGCCCTGGGCCACGGTGGGCACCGTCTGGGTCCCGGCGCAGCCGCCCGTCCTGGGGGAGCTGGCCGTGTCCCCGGAGCCGCTGTCGGACAACCCGGCGCTGCCGGAAAGCGCGGCGCTGCCGCGGGCCTTCTTCGCGGAGACCG
Above is a window of Clostridia bacterium DNA encoding:
- a CDS encoding HAMP domain-containing protein, whose amino-acid sequence is MSLFLLALAAMQLISTFLLRSLEDYYLRQARHDLQVTASMAASVILHDLAENPPNLEAVREFVQTYEGDPESPTRTGSQIVVVNRDDIVLAASSVDVQPNQRFPAPEVTDGALQGVVRERSYADPRGRRHITVAVPVSERGQIHGAVYLDASLEGVYATLADVRRILLSATMLAVAVLVVLGILLARTITGPIHELTRRAEELAAGNFDRQITVRSGDEVGRLAAMFNHLSRRLKETLAEISAEKQRAEAILTYMADGILAVDRRGVVTLINPAATRILRVRAGDALGRPLGDIWTDPKVAEALAESLAGEAAAVQTTSGEPVRALQGQLAPLKSDDGRVDGVVIVVRDVTEQEQIESLRKEFVANVSHELKTPITTIKSYVETLIDGALDDPPTARGFLSVVVAEVDRMTRMINDLLQLSRMEHERRFWDRRPLDVAAVAEDVCNKLRRRTRRKNLRLECEATGDLPPALADRDKIEQLLTNLITNAIDFTPEGGRITVRTRAEGGDVVVAVSDTGVGIPPEDLPRVFERFYRVDKARSREFGGTGLGLSIAKEIVEGHGGTIRIESEPNRGTTVWFTLPVVGEGYGRAGATG